From Halomarina ordinaria:
GTGTTCGGTGAAGACGTCGAGTTGCTCGTAGTCGCCGTTGCAGAGTTCCACGTCGAACTCGTCGATGGGGTAGTCGAGGATCTCGGGGTAGATGCGCGAGTAGTCGCCGTAACAGACGTGCAGGCCGATGCGCACGTCGTCCGGGATGTTCTTCGCGATGAGTTCGAGGCACTCGCCGACGATGGCGTGGTCGTCGGGCGTCGTCGCCAGCGCCGGTTCGTCGATCTGGATGTAGCGCGCTCCCGCCTCCACGAGCTTCTCGACCTCGAGGTTGACGAGTTCGGCGAGCGCGTACGAGAGGTCCTCCTCGGTGTCGTAGTGCTCGTTGAACGACCAGTTGGCGAGCGTGTAGGGGCCGGTGATGGGCACCTTGACGGGGCGTTCGGCGGCGGCGTCGACGAACTCGAACTCGTCGACCAGCCACTGCTCGTCGTAGGCCACCTCGCTGACGACGCTCGGCTTGTCGAAGTAGTTGTGTCCCCACACCTTCACGGGACCGTTGAACTCGTAGCCCGTGATGCGGTGGGCGAAGTACTCGACCATCTCGTTGCGCCGCATCTCGCCGTCGACGACGACGTCGAGGCCGGCGCGCTCGTGTTCCTGCGTGATGAGCCGCGAGGCGTCGGCCTTCGCCTCCTCCCAGTTGCCCTCGTCGAAGGTGACGTCGGCGTCGAGTGCCCCCTCGTAGAGGTCGCGCGCGCGGTTCAGCCACTTGGGCTTGGGGTAGCTCCCGACGACGGTCGTCAGGATGAAGTGGTCGTTCGGGTGGTTCGGCGGTCGGAACTGGTCTCTCACGTCGGTCATGCTGTCACCTCCTCCTCGGCGACGGCGGCGCCGAGGGCGTCGAGTTTCTCCTCGAAGCGGTTCACCGGCAGGTAGAACGTCTCCGTGTTCGGCAGGACGTACGTCCGGTCGAACGACCCGCCGGGGGTGTTCTCCGCGAACCACTCGGCGCGCTCGCGGATGAGGTCGGGCGACTCGACCAGCGTGTTCTGCCCGTCGACGAGGCCGAGGGCGACGTCGCCCTTCGTGCCGTACTCGTTGACGTTGTAGAGGTTCTGGTCGTGGTCGGTCACGAGGTCGTAGCCGATGGCCTCGACGTCCGCGTCGAGCAGGTGGGCGTGGACCTTCTCCTCGAGCGAGCCGTAGAAGGTGTGGACGACGACGTCGGCGTCCGTCGCGCCCGCCACGCGGTCGATTGCCTCGCTCGCGTGGGCGTCGCGGCCGTCGCCGGGGGCGTGTTCGACCAGCGACGGTTCGAGCAGCAGGACCGTCTCCAGGTCGGGGAAGGCGTCGACCTCCTCGGCGAGGAAGTCGGCGACGGCGTCGAGGAAGTCGCCCTCGTCGCCGTAGTGCTCGTCCGTGGCGAGGTCCGACAGCGAGTAGGGGCCGGGGACGACCGCCTGGAGCGCGTCGCTCCCGACGTGCTCGGCGGCGCGCTCGAGGTCGGCCGCGAGGTCGCCGTCGAAGGTGAGGTCGCCGCGGACCACCGGCTCGCGGTAGAAGTTGTTGTTGTCGTAGTAGCGGACGATGCCGCGCGTCTCGACGCTGTCGTGGACGCACAGGGGGTGTGCGAGCATGTCGTCCCAGCGGGCCTGCCCCTCCACGAGGCGGTCGAGGCCGGCCTCGCGCTGGCGGTCGAGGAGGTCGGTCCGCACGCGGTCGTACGCCGCCACGATGTCGTCGCCCTCGTCGCCGGAGATGAGGTCGTCCTTCTGGTGTCCCTTGCGGTCGGAGAGCGTCGTCTTCGCTCGGTCGGGGAGCGGGAAGAGCCCCGTCGTCGTCGCGACTAACTCGGTCATCGGTGCGGGCTACGGCATCCCCGTTGATAATAATTGCTTATGCGAGATATGCTCAGTGGTAATCTTCCGGGTTACTCCACGACGACGAGGTCGACCGGGACGTGTTCGCGCAGGTGTTCGACGACGTCGACGTCGAGGTCCAGCCGTTCGAGCAGCGCGCCCGCCAGCGGGCGTCGCGGGTGTCGCGTCAGGACGACGACGTCGACACCGTAGCGCTCGACCGCCTCCGAGAGGGTGTCCTCGATGCGCGCACCGCTCCGGACGGCGTAGTCCGCGTTCACGTCGGCGAGGCGTTCGCCGACCGCCTCGCGGAGGTCGTCGCGCGTCACGCGCGTCCCGAGGTGGACGGGGTTCATGTGGAAGACGAGCACCGTCGACGCCGGGTCGGCGGCGAGGTCGGCCGCGCGGTCGAGCGCCCGACGGTCACGGTCGGTCAGCGGGTACCGGACGGGGACGAGGACGTCCACGGCACCTCACCCCTCGCCCCCCGCGGGTCGCGTTCGAGGTCGAACCATACGGTGAATACGACGCGCTGACACATAGCCCCTGTACCCGATGGACGGGACGGTCCCGTCGCGCGACGGGAGCGCAGTCGGGGGGTCGGACTCAGTCGCGCGGTCGAAGGTCGAGGACGACGAGACGCTCGAACGGGAACGACGCCTCCGCGACGACGTCGCCACGGAGCCCGTTCGCCCGCGCGCGCTCGCGGACGGCCTCGATGTCCGTGAGGGAACTCACGAGGAGGAAGACGCGTCCGCCCGGCGCGAGGACGCGTCGCACGTCGTCGAGGAAGGGGTCGACGAGGCGCCGGCCGTCCGCTCCCCCCGAGAGGGCGTGTTCCATCCAATCGTCCCACTCGGCGTCGGGGTCCGTCGGGAGGTACGGCGGGTTGAACGCGACGACGTCGAACGCGCCGTCGCGAAAGGGCGCGAGGAGGTCGCCGCGGACGACGGGCACGCCGCGCTCGCGGGCCGCCCGGACCGCGAGCGGGCTGAGGTCGACGCCGACGGCGTCACAACCGGTCTCGTCGGCGACCGTCGCCGCGACGTAGCCCGACCCGGTCCCCACGTCGAGGAGACGCTCGTCGCCGTCGAGGCGCTCCGCGACGGCGCGCGCGAGGAGGTCCGAGTCCTCCGCCGGCTGGTACACCTGTTCGTCGTCCGCCCGTTCCCGGAGGTCGCTCACGGCTCGGCCTCCGGCGCGCCCACGTCCCAGGCGAGACTGGCGAGTTCGGCGAACTGCGCGGGGGCGAGTTCCCCGGCGCGCGCGCCCATCAGGTCCTCGTCGGCCGCGGCGACGACGGCGTCCGGCTCCGCGAGCCCCGAGATGTGGGCCGTGTTCCGGACGGCGTTGCGCATCGTTTTTCGGCGCTGGGTGAACACCGCCGTCACGAACCGCAGGAAGAACTCGTCGTCCGGGACGGCGTACTCGGGCGCGCGGGGGACGGCACGGACCAGCGCGCTCTCGACGGCGGGCGCGGGGTCGAACGCCTCCTTCGGAACGGTCTCGACGACGCTCACGTCGGCGTAGTGGCCCGCCGTCACCGACAGGCGGCCGTACTCCGGGGTGTTCGGCTCGGCCGCCATGCGCTCCGCGAACTCCCGCTGGAACATGAGCACGAGCGGGATTCCGATGGGAAGGAGGCGGAACGTCACCTCGCTGGAGACGCCGTAGGGGAGGTTCGAGACGGAGGCGGTGGCGTCGTCGGGGAAGTCGACCTCGAGGGCGTCGCCCTCGACGAGCCGTAACCGACCCTCCTCGATGGCCGCGGCGAACTCCTCGCGAAGGAACGCGGCCAGCCGGGGGTCGCGCTCGACGGCCGTCACCCGGTCGGCGACCGCGAGCAGGCGGTCGGTGAGCGCGCCCGTCCCGGCGCCGATTTCGAGGACGTGACTCGTGTCGGCATCCGCCGGGAGGTAGCCCGGAACGCGGTCGAGGACGCGGTCGTCGACGAGGAAGTGCTGGTCGCGGTTCGGGTCGCCGTGCAGGCCGGCGCGGGCGATGAGTGCGTCGGGGTCGCGGCCACCCGGGCGGCCGCTCGCGGAGTCGGTCATGTGCTGCGAATCGGCCCGGCCCCGATAAACGGTTGTCGTCTGGCGCGGCCGGCTACCGGCGCTCGGTCCCGTACCGCGTCAGCGCGACGGCGACCAGCGCGAGGGCCGCGGACAGCGCGGGGAACGTCACCGCGAGGTCGGCGGACAGTGGGACGGCGCTGGCGGAGAGCGAGTCGGCTCCGCCCGACGGGCGGCGCGTCGCCACCCGTTCGGTGACGCCGCTCGCGCGCCCGAACGGCACTGCAATGGCGAGGGCGCCGGCCAGGACGAACACCGAGACGTCGGAAATTGGAACGACCACGTTCGAGATACTCCTCGATACGATGTCCTCTCTTAGGAGACATTAACGTATTCATGAATATCAGGGAGTGAAACTGCGCTGCTCGACGACTGCGCCGTCGGTACGGAAGGCCGGACTGGCCAACCGTCGCCCCGAGGAGGCGACGGGGACCGTCGCGGTGTCTAGCGGGCGAACGACCGGTACTTGAGGTCGTCCTCGCGGACCTCCTCGAGGATGCGCTCGACGAGGATGCTCCGGGAGTCGTGGAGGCCGGCGACGCGCTCTTCGAGTTCCTCGAAGCTCTCGAACGGTTTGCGCTTTCGCTCCTCCAGGATGGTGTTCCTGAGCTTCTTGCCGATACCGGGCAGGAGGTTCAACTGGTGGAGGCGGAGGGTGATGGGCTGGGCGTCGTTGTAGTGGTCGACGAAGCGCCGCTCGTCGGCCTCGACGATGGCGTCGACCGCGTACTCGAGTTCCGAGCGTGCCCCGCCCGAGACGTCGTCGTGCGTGGTCTCACGGACGCGCTCGATGCCGTCGTCGTCGAGCGCGAAGCGGTCGCCGATGGAGAGGTCGGCGTCCTCCGAGAGCACGCACTCGTAGAGCCGGAAGTCGTCGGCCCCGAGCGCGTAGACGAGCGACGGCTTCTGGTACTGTGGCCGGTCGTCGTCTGCCCGCCCGTGGGGCAGGTAGTCGAGGACGACGGCGACTGCGTCGCTGTCGGAATCGGTCATACGTACCAAAACGGGAACCGCGTATTTAAGCGTACTTCGCGACCGCGTTGAGGACCTCGTCGAGTTCGTCGCCCGAGAGCGAGTAGCGCTCCTGGGCGAAGACGGCGCGCAGTTCGTCGCGGTTGCGCGGCAGCAGGTCCGCGATCTTGTAGGCCGTCGCCTCCTCGACCTTCTCGAACTCCGAGAGTTCCTCGACGAGCGCGCGCGCGTCCTCGGCGCTGAGTTCGGCGAAGCGGTTGACGTGCTCGATGGCGCGGGCGAGTTCGTAGCGCATCTCGCGCTCCTCGTCCAGCGCGCGCTCCGCCTCGATGTCCGCGAGGAGTTCCTTCGCCTCCGAGACGGTGAGGTACTCCTCGTCGACGATCTCCTTGAAGATGGTCATCTATTCGTTCTGCTGGCGGCGGAGGTGGGCGGGACGGACGATGAGCGTCTTGTACTTCCCGCCGTCGTTGATCTCGACCTGGAACGCGCGGCCCTGCTCACCGACGACCTCGCCGGTGTGGCCGTTGAACCGCGGGTGGAAGCGCCCGTCGGGGACGCTGGGGTCGATCTTGAGGTGGACCTTCTCGCCCTCCTCGAACTGCTGGATGGCGCGCTGGGGCGGCGACGTACCGCGCTCGCGAGGGTCGTTCGAGAGCTTCTCTCGGGTTCCGTGGAGAGGGCCTTTGGAACTCGGCATTTGCCGTACGTTCCCCGGACAGCGTTATAAAAGGTGCGTTCTCGACTCCGTACGGTAGCGCGTGACGCCGTCGCGGTCGCTCGCGACGCGACGAACCGAGAAGGATGCGGACCGACTCAGATGCGGCCGACCTGGTCGACGCCGACGCTCTCGACGCCGTCGACGTCGGAGAACGCCTCCTCGATGGCCTCCGTGCCGCCGGCGTCGTCGGGGACGACGACCGTCGGCATGAGGGCGATGAGACCGAACGCGACGTTCTCGCGGTCGACACGGTTGATCTTCGCGCCCTCGGGGAGGGCGTTCTCCAGGCGCTCCTGGAGGTCGTCGAGGTCGATGTCGGGGTTCTGCGGCATGACCTTCATGCGGGCTGCGACCTTCCCCATCGTTACGGCCCCGTGAACCCGCACTGCGAGCACTCGTAGAGGTTGCTCTGCTTGCGGCACTTCGAACAGCGGTAGATCTGGTGCCCGCAGTCGGGGCACTTGAACGCGGCGGCGTTCGTCCCGGAGATGTTTATCCCGCAGGAGACGCACTTTCGCGATCCGCGTTGTTCTGCGCTCATATACGCCCACAGCGGCGCGCGACGTTTAATAGTTGCCAAACCCGATGGACCGGAACGCCACTGACATACCGTCGCACGGCGTAACGCCGCCGATGCCCGAGTCGCAACCGCTCGTCGTCGACGGGAGCGCGGGCGGCGGCCAGGTCCTCCGGACGGCGCTCTCGCTGGCCGCCGTGACCGGCCGAGCGGTCGACGTCGACGACGTCCGGGGGAGTCGCCCCGCGCCCGGCCTGCACCCCCAGCACCTCGCCTGCGTGGAGTGCGTCGCCGCCGCCTGCGACGCGACCGTCGAGGGCGCCGAACTCGAATCACCAGCGGTGGCGTTCGACCCCGGCCCCATCGGCGGCGGTGACCTGCGCTACGACCTCCCCACCGCCGGGAGCGTCTCGCTCCTGTTCGACGCGCTCCTCCCGCTGGCCGTCGCGCTCGACGCCCCCCTCACCGTGACCGCGACGGGTGGCACCGACGTGAAGTGGTCGCCGCCGCTCGCGTCCCTCCAGCACGTGAAACTCCCGCTGCTCGCCCGGGTCGGCCTCGACGCGACGGTGACCCGCGAGCGGACGGGCTTCTACCCCGCAGGCGGTGGGAAGGCGACGCTCACCGTCCGCCCCTCGACGCTCTCGCCACTCTCGCTCACCGAGCGCGGGCCGCTGGAGCGCGTCGCGGTGCACTCGCGGGCCTCGGCGTCGCTCGCGGGCGCGGAGGTGGCCGACCGACAGGCGAACGCCGCGGCCGAGGCGCTCTCGGCGGTCGGCTTCTCGACGACTATCGAGGAGGTCGCGTACGACGACACCGCCTCCCCGGGGTCGTCGCTGCTGCTCGTCGGCGAGTACGGGGGGACGCGACTCGGCGTGGACGCCCTCGGCGAACGCGGGAAACCCTCGGAGGCCGTCGCCGCCGACGCCGTCGAGGCGTTCGAGGACCTCCACGAGGCGGGGGTGGTCCTCGACCCCCACCTCGCGGACCAGTTGCTGGTCTTCCTCGCGCTCGCGGGCGGTGACCTGCTCGCACCGGCGATGACCGACCACCTCCGGACGAATTGCGACGTGCTCTCCGCGTTCGGCTACGAGGTGACGCTGGAGGAGCACCCGGACGGGACCGCGCGCGTTCACAGTGCCGGGGAGCGTTCGGACTGAGGCACCGTCCACTCCGTTCGTGGAGAGGGTGTACTCGGCCACCGTCCCGTCCGCGTCGGAGACGGACGCTGAGTGTTCCGTCAGTCGTTTCAGCCGCCCGTCCCAAGCGTCGGTTGACGGCGTCGGTCACGTGTAAGGCGGACCCGTGACGCCCGATACGACACAGTTGTCAGGGACCGAGAACCTTCCGCCACCTATTTGGTGTACGGTGCTAAATCTATTTTTAGAGATGTCTAATTCGTCGCTGAGGAGGGACCGTCATGCTTGACGAACTCCTCGAAATCTTCGTCTTCTCGGTGCGAGACGGCTTCGTGCAGGTCAGCGCGTTCGTCGCGGTGACGGTGCTGCTGTTCAGCTACGTCCAGTACAGGACCGACGGCCGACTCGTCCGCGAACTCCGGGAGCACGAGCGTGCCCAGCCCCTCGTGGGGGCACTGATGGGCCTCACGCCCGGCTGTGGCGGCGCCATCGTGATGATGCCGCTGTACGTCCGCGGGACGGTGAGCTTCGGGACCGTCGTCGCGACGCTCATCGCCACCGCCGGCGACAGCGCGTTCGTCATCCTCGCGCTCGCCCCCGAGGCGGGGCTGTACGCCTACGGTATCGCGTTCGTCTCGGCCGTCCTGTTCGGCTACGCGGTCGACACGGTCGGTCTCGGCGTCGGGCGCATCGACCGGGCGGTCGACCGCATCCAGACGACGATGACCGACGGCGGCGCCACCACGAACGCGGTCCACGCACCCGGCGGCAGCCACGTCCACCACTACGAGGACGCCACCGCCCAGGCCGCCCGCGACCCGGAGGACCCCATCGTCGAGGACGCGGCCTGTGCGGCCGAACCGACCCGCGACTCCCCGCTCCTGCGCCGGGTGACCGAGGGTGCGCTCGCGCTCTGGTGGGTCGCGGCCGCGGGCGGCCTCGTCGCGGGCGTGCTCTACCTCGCGCGGGGCGCCCCGGACGTCGCGATGGTCGTCGCGCCGAGTTTCGCCGGCGCGTTCACCGTCTTCGGCATCGTGGGAACCGTCGTCTCGTTCTACCTCTACTTCGTGGGCCGGCACTACGTCGGCCACGGACGCATCGGGCGGGGTGAGAACACGTTCGCCAACGTCTACGAGACGCTCACCCACGCGGCGATGGAGACGTCGTTCGTCACGGTGTGGGTGCTCGCGGCGTACCTCGCCTACGAGTACCCCGTCGCCCTGTTCAACCTCGACATCGCGGCCATCGCGGCCGCCGCGGGCCTCCTCGCACCCGTCGCCGGCGCCGCCCTCGGTCTCATCCCCGGCTGTGGCCCGCAGATCGTCCTCGCGACGGCGTACGCCGAGGGGGCCATCCCCTTCTCGGCGCTCACCGCGAACGCCATCAGCCAGGACGGCGACGCGCTGTTCCCCCTCATCGCCATCGACAAGAAGGCGGCCGTCATCGCCAGCATCTACACGACGATTCCGGCACTCGTCGTCGGCGTCGGCCTCCACGCCGTGCTCGGCCCGATGTTCGGCTTCGGCGTCCTCTGACGACCGACTCCCGCGGATTTTTCGTCCCGACGCCGCTCCTCCCGGTAGCCAATGTCCGACGCACTCGGCGACCTCGACGGCCACCCCTTCGTCCGCGTCGACGGCGAGGGGACGCCGCTCGTCGTCGTCGTCGGCCTGAACGACCCTCTCCTGCGCGTGACCGACGCGCTCTGGTTCGCCGCGAGCGTCGCCGCCCTCGGCCGACGCCTGCGTCGGCGCGGCTACCCCGGCCCCGTCTACCTCCTCAGTCGCCCCGTCGGCCTCCCGCGCGACGCCACTACCCGAACGCTGGCCGCCGACCTCGGGGAGGTCCTCGACGCGAACGACCTCGCGCCCGCGAACCTCCTCGGCCTCTCGATGGGCGGGTTCCTCGTCCAGCACCTCGCCGCCGACCGCCCCGACCTGGTCGAGCGCGCCGTCTGCGGACTGGCCGCCGACCGCCTCAGCCCGCACGGGCGACGCACCGTCGAACGCTGGCGGGCGTGGGGCGCGGCGGGCGAGTGGGGGCGAATCTACCGCGCCGGGAGCGACGTCGTCGCCGTCGGCGCCCTCCGTCGCCTGCTCCGCGCCGGGACCTACCCCTACGAGCGACTCGCGAGCGTCCCGCCCGCCGCCGTCGACTTCGACGTCTCGGCGCGGGCGTCCCTCGCACACGACGCCGGCGACCGACTCGCCAGCGTCGACGCTCCCACGCTCGTCGTCGGCGGGACGCGCGACCCCTTCTTCTCGGAACGGGCGTTCCGCCGGACCGCGGACGGCCTCCACGACGGACGGTTCGTCCGGCTCGACGGCCTCGGCCACGAGGCGGTCATCTGCGCCGGCGAGCGCTTCGACCGCCCCGTCGTCGACTTCCTCGCCCCCTGAGAAACCGCAGTCCCCATACGCCCGGCCCCCGACGTCCGACCGTGACCGACGGCCACGAGAACGCCGGCTTCGAACGACTGTTCGGCAGCGACCGCCTCACCTTCGGGGCGGGCTTCCCGCTCACGGGCGCCCGGGAGTCGCGTCCCGACGTCGGGCGGGAGATGACCCTCGCGGCGCACGCGGAGGCGGTCGGGTTCGACGCGCTGTGGGCGCGCGACGTCCCCCTCTACTGGCCGCGCTTCGGCGACGCGGGCCAGACCTTCGACCCCTGGACGTGGCTGGGCCACGCCGCCGCCCACACCGACGAGGTGGCCCTCGGGACGGCGAGCGTCGTCCTCCCGCTCCGGCACCCCTTGCACGTCGCCAAGAGCGCCGCCTCGCTCGACCGGCTCTCGGACGGACGGCTCGTCCTCGGCGTCGCCACCGGCGACCGCGACCCGGAGTTCCCCGCGTTCGACGTCGACATCGAGGACCGCGGCGAACTGTTCCGCGAGAGCGTCGCCTTCCTGCGAACCGTCTGGCGCGAACGGTTCCCCGAGGTCGACTCCCCCTGGGGGTCCCTCTCGGGCGACCTCGACCTCGTCCCGAAGCCGACGACGGGGACCGTCCCTCTGCTCCCGACCGGCCGCGCCCGCCAGTCGCTCGAGTGGCTGGGCGAGCACGGCGACGGCTGGCTGTTCTACCACCTCCCCGAGTCGACGCTCGAATCCTACCTCGCCGACTGGCGGCAGGTCGCTGGCGAGAAACCCTACGCGATGGCCGTCCGCACCGAACTCGCCGACGACCCCGGGGCCGGCCCCGACCCCCGCCACCTCGGCTACCGCGCCGGCAGCGAGTGGTTCGTCGACTACTTCCGGGGGCTCGAGGACCTGGGCGTCGACCACGTCCTCGTCTCGCCGACGGGCGATGACCCCGAGGCGGACCTCGCGCGGTTCGCGGAGACGGTCGTCGAGCAGGTGTAGCGCCGGTCGTCGCTCCGTCGAGTCGCCGTATCGGGACGGATATACCGCTCCGCCGGGTAGGAGCGAGGCATGAACGGCGGCACCTCCCCGGGAGGGGGCGGCTGGTTCGACGGACTCGACCCGGCCGACGACGACGGCGCGGTCGCGGCGATAACCGACGGCGAGGCCGACGGTCCACGGGAGTGGCCGGCGCTGGCCGTCGAGGCGGGTTACGCCGAGACCGAGTCGGACTACTACGACCGACTCCACGAGGCGACCCGGCGCGCGACCCGCGACGCGGTCAGGGAGCGCGAGCGGGCCGACGACCAGCAGTTGAAGCACGCGGTCCGTGCGATGGACGACACCGAGCGCGTGGCGAACGAACTCGCCGAGCGGGTCGCCGAGTGGGCCGGCAGCCGCTACGACGACCCCGGGACGGGCGTGCCCTACGCCCGCGCGCTCGCGCAGCGGGAGGTAACCGACCCGACCGACGAGCGCCTCGTCTCGCTCGCCGGGCGCGTCGCCGACCTCGCCGACGAGAGCGCGGCGCTCCGGGCGTCCATCGAGCGGACCGCGCCGGACGTCGCGCCCAACCTCTCGGCGCTGGCCGGCCCCGTCCTCGCGGCGCGGCTCATCGCGCTCGCGGGGAGCCTGGAGACGCTGGCGCGCAAGCCGAGCGGGACCCTCCAGGTCCTCGGCGCCGAGGACGCGCTGTTCGCCCACCTGCGAGGCCACGGCCCCTCGCCGAAACACGGGGTCATCTACGTCCACGAGTACGTCTCGGGGACGCGTCCGGGTCAGCGCGGGTCGGCCGCCCGCGCGCTCGCCGGGAAACTCTCCATCGCGGCGCGCGTCGACCACTACTCGGGCGACCTGCGCCCCGACCTGGCCGACGAACTGGACGCGCGCATCGAGCGCATCCGGGGGCGGGAGTCGTGAGCCTCCCCGAGGGCGTCGAGCGCCGCACCTTCGACCTCGGCGAGTCGGGGAGCGAGACGCGACTGGCCACCCGGGGGGAGCCGGTGTACGGCGAACCGACCGACGACGGGTGGCGCCTGTGGGACGCCCGCCGCTCGAAACTCGGCGCGACGTTCGAGAAGGGACTCGACACCGGCCTCACGGGCGGCGAGACGGTGCTCTACCTCGGCGCCGCCTCGGGGACGACGGTGAGCCACGTCGCGGACTTCGCCGGGCCGACCTACGCCGTCGAGTTCGCCGCCCGGCCCGCGCGCGACCTGCTCGCGGTGACCGACTCCCGCCCGACCCTCTTTCCCCTGCTGAAGGACGCCCGCGCCCCCGAGACGTACGCCCACGTCGTCGAACCCGTCGACGCCATCGTCCAGGACGTCGCCACGCGCGGCCAGGCGCGGGTAGCGAACGCCAACCGACAGTTCCTCCGGGAGGGCGGGCGCCTCCTCGCCGCGGTCAAGGCCCGGAGCGAGGACGTCACCGCCGACCCCGAGCGCGTCTTCGAGCGCTTCCTCGACGACCTCTCGGGCTACGAGGTGGTCGAGACCGCCCGCCTCGAACCGTTCCACGACGACCACCTCGCCGTCGTCGCACGGCGGGTCTGAACCGACGCACCCTTTTGCCGTCGGACACCGTACGGGAGGTATGAGCCTCGACGTACCGGCGCCCGAGCCACCGGAACTCCAGCACGCGCTCGACCCCGACGACTACGCGGACGCGGACGTCCAGGGCGACGAGTACCGCCGCGACGAACTGGAGGAGTTCCTCCGCGATGGCGCCTGGGAACGGGCGTTCGACGAGTGGGCGGAACACGCCGACCTCGACGAGTCGGAGTGGGCCATCGTCACCGACCTCGGTCTCGTCTCGCGCTACGACTTCTTCTGGGACGACTTCGCCGACCGCGTGGGGTATCACGCACCCGGCCTCCCCGAGGACTGGCGCGAGCGCGACGTCCACCCCGACCTCGACTCCTGGGGGACCGTCTCGGCCATCAACGCCGGCCTGACCGAGCTCGGCCAGGTCGTCTCCGACGTCCTGAAAGACGAGTACGTCGACTGGGAGTCCGCCTTCGAGGCACCCGACGACCTCCCCGACTTCTGACCCGCCGTCGGACAGGTCGGTGCTCGCAGTGCCAGCGCGTGCATACACCGGTTTCATACGATATCGCTGCGAACGCCGAGACACAATGAGCGACTGGAACGACCGCATCGTCGGCGCGCGCATGGCGGTCGACCGCGAGTTCGAGGGCCGCATCGCCGACTCGGAGTTCTCCCGTCAGCAGTGGGGGCTCGTCATGACCGCGACGGAGTTCGAGATCGAGCACCCCGCCTCGCCGGAGCGCGCACGCGTCGTCGCGAACACGGCACACCTCCCCTCGGTGGTCCCCGAACTGGAGCGCATGGAGAGCGAGACGGCCGGCGTCCCCGGCGGGGGCGGGCGTTC
This genomic window contains:
- a CDS encoding putative manganese transporter — protein: MLDELLEIFVFSVRDGFVQVSAFVAVTVLLFSYVQYRTDGRLVRELREHERAQPLVGALMGLTPGCGGAIVMMPLYVRGTVSFGTVVATLIATAGDSAFVILALAPEAGLYAYGIAFVSAVLFGYAVDTVGLGVGRIDRAVDRIQTTMTDGGATTNAVHAPGGSHVHHYEDATAQAARDPEDPIVEDAACAAEPTRDSPLLRRVTEGALALWWVAAAGGLVAGVLYLARGAPDVAMVVAPSFAGAFTVFGIVGTVVSFYLYFVGRHYVGHGRIGRGENTFANVYETLTHAAMETSFVTVWVLAAYLAYEYPVALFNLDIAAIAAAAGLLAPVAGAALGLIPGCGPQIVLATAYAEGAIPFSALTANAISQDGDALFPLIAIDKKAAVIASIYTTIPALVVGVGLHAVLGPMFGFGVL
- a CDS encoding alpha/beta fold hydrolase — its product is MSDALGDLDGHPFVRVDGEGTPLVVVVGLNDPLLRVTDALWFAASVAALGRRLRRRGYPGPVYLLSRPVGLPRDATTRTLAADLGEVLDANDLAPANLLGLSMGGFLVQHLAADRPDLVERAVCGLAADRLSPHGRRTVERWRAWGAAGEWGRIYRAGSDVVAVGALRRLLRAGTYPYERLASVPPAAVDFDVSARASLAHDAGDRLASVDAPTLVVGGTRDPFFSERAFRRTADGLHDGRFVRLDGLGHEAVICAGERFDRPVVDFLAP
- a CDS encoding TIGR03571 family LLM class oxidoreductase: MTDGHENAGFERLFGSDRLTFGAGFPLTGARESRPDVGREMTLAAHAEAVGFDALWARDVPLYWPRFGDAGQTFDPWTWLGHAAAHTDEVALGTASVVLPLRHPLHVAKSAASLDRLSDGRLVLGVATGDRDPEFPAFDVDIEDRGELFRESVAFLRTVWRERFPEVDSPWGSLSGDLDLVPKPTTGTVPLLPTGRARQSLEWLGEHGDGWLFYHLPESTLESYLADWRQVAGEKPYAMAVRTELADDPGAGPDPRHLGYRAGSEWFVDYFRGLEDLGVDHVLVSPTGDDPEADLARFAETVVEQV
- a CDS encoding NOP5/NOP56 family protein, which codes for MNGGTSPGGGGWFDGLDPADDDGAVAAITDGEADGPREWPALAVEAGYAETESDYYDRLHEATRRATRDAVRERERADDQQLKHAVRAMDDTERVANELAERVAEWAGSRYDDPGTGVPYARALAQREVTDPTDERLVSLAGRVADLADESAALRASIERTAPDVAPNLSALAGPVLAARLIALAGSLETLARKPSGTLQVLGAEDALFAHLRGHGPSPKHGVIYVHEYVSGTRPGQRGSAARALAGKLSIAARVDHYSGDLRPDLADELDARIERIRGRES
- a CDS encoding fibrillarin-like rRNA/tRNA 2'-O-methyltransferase; this encodes MSLPEGVERRTFDLGESGSETRLATRGEPVYGEPTDDGWRLWDARRSKLGATFEKGLDTGLTGGETVLYLGAASGTTVSHVADFAGPTYAVEFAARPARDLLAVTDSRPTLFPLLKDARAPETYAHVVEPVDAIVQDVATRGQARVANANRQFLREGGRLLAAVKARSEDVTADPERVFERFLDDLSGYEVVETARLEPFHDDHLAVVARRV
- a CDS encoding DUF5799 family protein, coding for MSDWNDRIVGARMAVDREFEGRIADSEFSRQQWGLVMTATEFEIEHPASPERARVVANTAHLPSVVPELERMESETAGVPGGGGRSGGGLIDSLKGALGLGDDEDAFGEAKTDRAEALVAEYAQRLQTHLKEDGRWEEICAAAASDRGV